GCAGCGGATCGGCGGCGGCATACGGGAAATATCCGGCTGTCACTCCATTCACCTTGATTTGCGCCGGTACGCTCGCCATCTGTACATCGAGCACACGGCGCAAGCGCAGCGGTATCGCTGACATCGGCAAATCGAAGTGGAAACTGCTGCTGCCATCGACCAGATGACAGCTCGTGGCGCTGCGCGATGTCGGCGGCTCACTCTCGTAATTCGCGCCGTTCAAAGCGCTGCAAGTCGCACTGACAGGATGCTGATAACCAAAACGCGACGACGCATTCGCGGCACCCACGTCGAACTGCGCATATGGCGACAACAACACTTGCCGCTGTCCATAACCGTAGAACACCACGTTGGCGCAAGTCGGTACGGACTGGTTCGGCGCCGCGCCCGGCTCCAGACGAAAATCCAGCGCGTTTTGCCAGGTCAAACTGTCGCCCAGCAGTAACCGCCACGCATTCGTGGTGGCGCTGATATCGACATGGCTCGCGCCGGAAAATGCCTGCGAATATTCGCGCATGCCGTTGCCGCCGCCGTCGAAATAGAATCCGCCGTTGAAAAAATCCTCAAGCCCGGTGCCATACCAATGCGGCTGCGCTGAGCCGTCGATGTAAACCCGCTCATCGCCTTCGAGATAACCCGCATCGGTCACGCCGTTCGCGTGATACTCGCCGCTGATGCCGACGATGCGCCCGGCACCGAATTGCGTCAGCAACACCAAGTCGGAAGCAACGCCGCATTGCTGACTTTGGGTCGCGAAAAACGGCGCAGCATCGGCCGGCACAATCGTGTTATCCAGTGTCAGTTCGCTATCGACGCTGGTACTCGCGGCCAGCGTGTTATCGGCTACCAATGTGACTTGCACGGACTGCCGGAATGGCATCGGAAACCATGCGTATACCCAGCCCGAAACATCCTCGCCGAGCAACACACCGCGCGGTGGTGTGAGCGTAGTTGTAGGCGTCGCGAAAAATGCCGATAGCGGCAAATCGATGCTGCTCGACCCATCGATATCTACGCGCAGATGCAAGCTGTCGTAGGCGTTGCGTGGTACGTGCAAACGCAGGCCACGCAACCAACCGCTGCCATTTTGCATGAGCAAGGTATGGCTATCTCCCGCCGAAAATGCCGTTGTCGCTGACAGCGCAGCCAAGCCACCGGCCCACGGATCATCACCGTGATGCGCGAGAAAATTCGTGAGGGCGGGAAATGTGCTGGCCGCGGAAAAACTACTGCCGACCGTGCCGGGCGGCAGACGGTGATACTGGAATTGATACCACAGCAGATGCTGATAATCGGGATCGCCGCCGAGTACCGGAATGCACGGATTCGGCAGCCCTTGCACATCGCTCAAGCTGATGCGTAAACCCTGCGCATACGTTATGGGCACGTAACTCACATAACCGCCACTGGAGCTGCTCCGATCGCTCACGAGCGGTGGCTGGAACGGCACGGTACTGCCATCGAACAACGCCGCGAGCGGCAAGCTCAGAGTCGGCGTACTGGCGCCGTCGAGATAAATCTTTGCGCTGATCGCCGGATCGATGCAGCGGCTCATACCATCGCCGGTGGTTAGCCAGAATCGCGTGAGCGCACCGGCACCAAGATCATCGAATATCGTGATTTCACCGCCGCTCGAATACAGCCCGCGATTCGGATACGGATTATTCGCCAGCGGCGTCGGCGCGGAAAAACCATCGCGATCGTAACGACAGCCGCCGTAACAATGCGATGAGTGTTCCAGCACCATGTCGCTTGGATCGAGACGCGCCAATAGACTCGGTCTCGTCCAGTACTGCCACGGCAAATCTTGCGCGAACGCGACGCGTGACAAACACGTCAGCGCAACACCGCAAATCCACACAAGGCGCAAAGAACCGCGCATGCCACTCTCTCGATCCGACCGCTCGATCGCATCATACGACGGTCAATCGTAGGTCCCTAATGCGCCTCGCCAGTCAGCGCCACATCAGGGGTATCCGGCAGCTCACTGCGCGATATCACCACCGCAGTGGCGAGGTCGCCAGTGACGTTAAGCGCGGTGCGGCACATGTCAAGAAATCGGTCGACGCCAAGGATCAGGCCGATCGATTCCGGTGGTACATGCAGATAACCCAGGATCATTGCGATCACAGGCAACGATCCCGCCGGCACACCTGCTGTACCGATGCTGCCGACGATGCATAAACCCATCACCATCGCTTGTTGCGCGACGCTCAGATCGACGCCGTAACACTGCGCGAGAAATATCGTGGTGAGGCCCTCGAACAGCGCCGTGCCGTGATGATTCGCACTCGCGCCGATGGTCAGCACAAAACGCGCGACTTTCGGCGGCAGCTTGAGATTTTGCTCGGCGACCTTGATCGTGGTCGGCAAGGTGCCGGTGCTGGATGCGGTGGAGAACGCGGTGAGAATCGCTTCCTGACTCTCGCGGAAAAATTTCAGCGGGCTCATGCGGCCCACGGTTTTTACCCACAGCGCGAGTATCACGAACATGTGGATCGCGATCGCCAGGATCACCGTGATCGCGTATTTGCCGAGCTTGCCGAGCAGATCCCAACCGAAGCGCGCGCTCAGCGCAAACATCAGCGCGGCGACCGCGTACGGCGTCAGTTTGATCACGAGCCCGATCAAGGTCATCACGAGCTCGTTCAGACCTTTCACCATCTGACGGAAGGCTTCGGTGGCCGGCGTCGGCTTGAGCACCATCGCGATGCCGAGCATGAGCGCAAAAAACATCACCGCGAGCAATTGATCGTCAGCCGCCGCATGCACGACGTTTTTCGGCACGACGCCGAGGATCAGCTCGACGCCGGAAAGGCTCGGATGCGCGTCGGCAATCGCGCGGGCCTTGTCGCTCGAGCCGTGGATCACAGCGGCAAGCGTGGCCGGATCGAGCCCGACCCCGGGCTTGATCACATTCACCACGACCAGGCCAACGCCGATCGCAATCGACGTCACCACGGCGGTGTAGACCAGCATGCGACCGCCGACACGCCCGAGACTGGCGATGTCGCCGAGTTCGGTGACGCCGAGGATCAGCGCGGTAAACATCAGCGGCAATACCAGCATGAACAGCAAGCGCAAAAACAACTGGCCGACCGGTGCGGCGATATAGTCGATCAAACCCGTGACGAAGCTCGAGTCCTGGCCGAACTTGTACGCAGCGAGACCCGCCAGCGTTCCGGCGACAAAGCCGATCAGCACTTTGGTATGTAGCGCAAGTTTCATGATGTGCTGCGTCCGAATCCGATCCAAGGCGCGCAGTGTGCGAGAGCAAGGGGACGAAACGCAAACGAGCGACGCGGATTACACGTCACGCGCGCCGATGTGGCGATGAATCAACGCCGATCAGATGCGTGTCGGATACAATGGCGGCAGTACCGAATCGGTTTTATTTTGGACGTCTGGATGGCCAAATGAAATCAGGCCGGCGAATGCCTTGGCGACACGTTCGGCCAAACCTGCGCCATTGCCATCGCCGTAGCGCGCGCGTTCGAGCAGAACCAGGGATTCGCGTTGCGATGTATCGCCCACCAGTGCCGCAAGCTCGCCGAGGCTGCGCAGGTCGGGGCGGTACAAACGTGCCCAGCGCAGCAATGCTTGCGCCGCCGCATCGAGGTCGTTGCGTCCGCACGCGGCGCGAAATGCGTTACGCGGCTTGCTGTCATCGATCGTGGTCGCGACCGCGTCGAGTTTGTTGGTCGCGGCATGGCTGGCGCGACGCTGGCGCAAATACCAGAACAATCCGCCCAGCGCACTGAACGTCCACAACAGCAAACTCGCGAGCGCCAGCCAGCGCCATGTTTGTGCCTGATTCTGCGCTGCGATCAACGCCGCAGAATCTGTGGCCGAGGACATTGCATCCGCAGCCGACTGCGGCGGCGTCGATGCATTTGCCACAGGCGCAGCACCCGCCGCAGGCAGCACGTCGATCTCCTGCGCCGGCACGCTCGCGACAGCGGCGCGATCATGCTCGGTGTCCCACCAGCGCACTTCGACCTCGGGCAATTTGAGCTTGCCCGCACGTGTCGGCACGATCGCGAATTTTCGATCGCGCTCGCCGTATTGCCAGGTGCCGTCATCGCGCGTGCGCGTCGCGGATTTGTCCGGATACACTTCGGCGCCATCAACGCTGCCGAGATTCAGTTCGGGCAATTGTTCGAAGCCCAAGCCCTGCGCCTTGAGGTGCAAGTTCAACGTGATCGGCTCGCCGACACGCACGCTGCTGGTCGCATCCACACCGTCGGCGGTCAAAGTCATGCTGGCGGCGGGCAACCACGGACCGGTGCCGGAATCAGCCGGTCGCGCACGCACATCGAGCTGCAACGCATCGGAATGCGCGGCGACAATACGGCCACGATTGAAGAAACTGTTCGGATCGTTTGCGTCCTGCGCACGCCCGCGAAAATTGACTGCGGGTAAGGTCACCGCACCGCTTTTTTCTGCCGTAATCGCATAATGGCGTTCGAGGATATTGTAGTTGCGGCCATTCAAGTTGCCCTGGTATTGCTTGTCCTGTCCGAGCTTTTTGACCACGATGCCGTCGAGGTGCGGATCTTCGAGGTTGCCTTCAGTCAGGTTCACCGCGTAATACAGTTTCAGCGTCGCGCGCACTTGCTGTTGCACATACGGCGCATGCGGGTCGACCGTGAGTTCGACCATCACATCGCTGACCGGTTTGCCGCTCGCATCGGTGCTGCTGGAGGCCGCCATCGCTTTCACGATCACGCTCAAGGCTTGGGTGCGGGCGCCGCCGATATTCAGCGAGGGGATCGTCAGCGTGCCTTCACGTTTGGGTTGCAAACCGACTGCCCACAACACCTTGCTGCTGCTCTGGCCGTTGATGATGTTGATCGAGGTGCTGCTCGATTTGCCGAGGATGTCAAAATCTTTTTGCAGTACCGTGATATCGGGGTCGCTGTTGCTGGTGCTGCCTTCGAGCTCGACATTCAAGGTCAGCGTTTCGCCGAGCTGCACGGTATCGCGATCGATCGTCGCGCGCGCACTCGCCGCGTGCGCGCTGACGCCGCCGAGCAATCCGACCAGTAAAAACATCAGCGCCAAAGTCATGCGCAAGATTAGCGATTTCACGGGTGTTGCTCCTTGTCGCCGCCTTGTACACGGCGCTGATATTCGAGTTGGAATTTACGTCGCAGCAAACCGCCCGGATCATCGGGAATGCGCTCCAACCATTGCTGCATCGCCTGCTCTTTTTCGGTCGGCGCGATTTCCTCGCGCACCGCCGCGGGCTTGCCGTCTTTTTGTTGCTGGCCCGGCTCGCCTTGCTGCAAGGCCTTGTCCATCGCCTGTTTGTATTGCTGCTGTTTTTGTTTTTCGTCGGCGGCCTTGGCGTCGGCGGATTGTTTGTCGCCTTGCTGCGCGCCGTCTTTTTCGTCGCCAGATTTTTCATCGGCAGACTTGTCATTTTTTGCCGCGCCGGATTTTTTCTTCTCGGCCTCGGATTTTTCTTTTTGATCCTGCGCGTCGTCGCCGGATTTTTGTTGTTGATCCTGCTGCGCATCGTCGGATTTCTGCTGGGCATCCTTGTCCGCGCCGCTTTGCTGATCCTTGTTCGTGGCCTGTGATTTATCCTGCGGCGAGGATTGGCTGTCGCCCTTGCCGCCGTCCTGCTGATCCTTGCCTTGATGATCTTTCGAATCTTTCTGGCCTTGCTGATTTTTGTCCTGCTGCTGTTTCTGCTTTTGTTTTTCCAGCCACGCCTTGATCGCCTGTTGATTCTTTTCGGCGTCTGCCATTCCCGGTTGTTGTTTGAGCGCGGCGTCGTAGGCAGCCAGCGCTTCTTCGTAATGTTTCTGGCTCGCCAGCGTATTGCCGAGATTGTATTGCGCATCCGCGCTGCCAGCGGCCTGGAACGATTGCGCGGCGCGCTCATAATCGCCAGCGCGATACGCCGCCGCACCACGCAACGCCGGATCTTGCGCAAGCGCTTGCGCGGATTTTGCGTCACCGGCCTTGAGCTGTTCGGCGGCTTGTTGATCTGGCCGCTGCCACAGATCCGCCCAACCCATCGCTTGCGACGGCGTGCTGTGCAGCGTCAACAGCAGCGGCAAAATCAACAACCAGCCGCGCCGAAATCCGAGCGCACACAACGGCACCAGCAACAGCAGCAACCACGGCCCGCGATCCTGAAATCGCGGACTGACCGCATCAGTGATGCTCGCGTCGCTATCGCCTGCTGCTGCGCCATCGTGCGCACCGAGCAACGCATCGAGATCGGCGCTATCGACACTCAGCGCGGCGTAGCGTCCGCCGCCTGCACTGGCCAACGCTTGCAACTCGGCAATCTGCAACTTGGGAATCACGACATTGCCATTCGCGTCCTGCAGAAATCCACCACGCGGCAATGCCACCGGCGCGCCTTGCTCGGTGCCAACGGCCAGCACCGAGATACGCACGCCGCTAGCCAAGGCGCGCTTCGCCGCATCGACGCCGTTACTGCTGGCCGAGTCGGCGAACAGCACAACATCGCCCGTTTTCAGGCCCGCCTGATGAATGAGTTTTACCGCGCGATCGATCGCATGCGCGGTGTCGTTGCCTGGCACCGGCATCACACCGGGATCAAGCGGTTCGAGCAGATTGGCAACCGTGTTGGCATCGTCGGTGAGTGGCGCGACGACAAACGCATCACCGGCGTAGGCGAGCAGCGCGAATTGTCCATCGCTGCCACGCTTGAGCAGATCGCTGATTTTGTAACGCGCGCGTTCGAGTCGGCTTGGCTTGAGATCGCCCGCGAGCATGCTCGGCGCAAGCTCCAACGCGATGACATGCGCAGCCCGATTTTGAAACAGCGGTTGCGGCAAACGCTCCCATGCTGGACCAGCCAAAGCCAATGCGGTGATGACCCAGCATATGGCAATCAACCCACGCGGCAAGCCGGTCGCGGTATTCGTATCGCGCTCGATCAGATACTCCAGCAGATGCGCGTCGACGACGTTGCGCCACGCGTCGCCCGCACTGCCGAACTGGCGCAGCGCACGCAGCAACAGCGGCAACAACAACAGCGCCAGCAACCACCACGGACGCAGAAAATGAAACTCGTGCAGCGTCTCAATCATGTCGCGAGCGCCCGCGAGAAACGCACATCGCGCAAGCGTGGCGCGATGACGCCGGCAGCGGCCAGCAGCAGCGCGAGTGCGAGCGGCCAATAGAACAATTCGTCGACCGGGCGGAAATGCTCACTGTCCGCCGCGGACGGTTCGAGCTGATCGATCTCGTGATAAATCTGCGCGAGTTCTTCGGTGTTGCGCGCACGATAAAAACGCCCGCCGGTTTTCTGCGCCATTTCGCTGAGCATGCCGACATCCAGATCGGCCGATGGATTGACCACCTGGCTGCCGAAAAAACTGTCGACGCGCATCGCTTCTGCACCGATACCGATGGTGTAGATGCGCACATGCTCGCTCGCCGCAACCTCGGTCGCCTTGTGCGGATCGAGTTCGCCGGAGTTGTTGACGCCGTCGGTGAGCAGGATCAGCACGCGCTGATTTTGCGGGCGCGCATGGAGGCGCTTCACCGACAATCCGATCGCATCGCCGATCGCGGTTTCGCGCCCGGCCAAGCCGACCGCGGATTCGTTGAGCTGGGTCAATACGGTGTTGCGATCGAACGTGAGCGGCGTCATCAGGAACGCCTGCGAGCCGAACAGCACGAGCCCAATGCGATCGCCGATACGCCGCTGGATGAAATCGCCAGCGATGGCCTTGACTGCATCGAAGCGCGTCGCAGCCTGGCCACCGAGCGCCATGTCGCGCGTATCCATGCTGCCCGAGGTATCCACGGCCAGCAGCAGGTCGCGACCGCTGCGCGGCAGATCGACGATATCGCCAACCCATTGCGGCCGCGCCGCAGCGGTCAGCAAGGCCAGCCAGACCAATGCCGCGAGCACGCTGCGCAGGCGCGGCACCGGACTGGCGCCACGTGCCTGATCCAGCGCGAGACCGCCGTACGGCAGGCGCAGTGCGGCACTCGGCACGTTCGCCGCTGGCGATCGTAACCACGCGATCAACAGCGGCAGCGGCAATGCAAAAAATACCCAGAGCCACGCCCACTCAAGCATGTGAGCTCCTCAGCACGGCACAGGTCCAGCGACGTGTGAGGGCGATCAACGCCGGCGCGTCAAACGGCTGCGCCGGACGATACGGCGCATCCAGCAACACGCGACCGATCCCGGTACGAAATTCTTGCGTGCCTGCGGCGGTATCAAGATGATCGAGCCACGCATCGCCACTCAGTGCCACAGCGTGCGGCATGCGCAGCAGCGTGACTCGGCGCAAATATTGCGATAAATCGGCAGCGAGTTTCAGGTGATTCTGCTGACCGTGAAACGAGGTGACAATGTTTTCAAATTCCGCCAGCGCGCGAACGCTGCGCCGCCGTTGCCGCCAGCGCGGCACGCTGAAACGCACAATCAACGCAATCATTACGAACAGCACGAATGCCAGCAACCACCAGCCCGGCGCGGGCGGCCACCACGACGGATCGGGCGGCAGATGGATATCCTGCAGGACTGGCGCGTCGTTCGGATTCACGCGCTTTTCTCCAGCGGCACGGCGCCAGAAAGCAGGCGCGCAAGTTCGCGATCCGGTTCATCGCGGGTGTCGATGCGGATCGACGGCAACGCACGTTTTTGCAACAAGCCGAGCAAGCCGTCGCGCCGTTCGGCAAACGTTTGCGACCATTGCTCACGCACGTTTGCACGTGCGAAATCGAATAACCTCGTATTGCCGCCGCTGCGCACGGCGTAGCGCCCTGGCGGTGGTGCGCTGAGCTCCAGCGTGTCGCTCAGAATCACGGCGGCAATATCGCAATGTTGCGCGAGCAATGACAACGGCGCCAGCGCGTCGGCATCGGCACTGAAGCCATCGCTAAGCAGCAATACGCGCGTGCCAGGCTTGGCCAATCGGCGTGCGCGTTTGAGTGCTTCGGATAACGGCGAGATCGTATCGCTCGCGGCGTTGTCCCAATCGCGTAACGCGCGCAATACTGCGAGTGCGCTGCGTGGGCCACCGCCGGGTTTGATTTCTGCATGAATGCCACCGCCGAAACCGAGCGCGCCGACGCGGTCGCCGCCCTGCACAGTCGCCCATGCTACCAGCGCCGCGGCGCGCGCCAGTTGCACCGATTTGAAACGCACACGCGTACCGAAATGCAGCGACGGATTCTGATCGACGATCAGCAATACGCTGCGTTCGCGCTCCTCCTCAAACAGCTTGGTGTGCGGACGTCCACTGCGCGCGGTGACGCGCCAATCCATGTGACGGATATCGTCGCCAGGTTGATAGATACGCGACTCGCGATAATCGACACCGCGTCCGCGAAAACGCGAACCGTGCGCGCCGGCCGGCACGCTGCTGACTCTTCGCGCCAGCGCCGAGGCCAGACTGCGCGCGCGCAAACGCAACGCGATCAGGGTTTCGAGCTGCACATGCACGGCAGCGTCGCGCGTACGCGCAGAATCGGTCTCAACAACCATCATTCAACTCAAGGCAAGGGCACACGTGCCAGCAGTTGCGCGATCAGGCGATCGCTATCGACGCCTTCGGCTTCGGCTTCGTAGGACAACAGCACACGATGGCGCAGCGTATCGGCGGCGACCGCATGGATATCTTCCGGCGCGACATAATCGCGGCCGTTGAGCCACGCATGCGCGCGCGCGCAGCGATCCAGCGCCATCGTGCCGCGCGGACTTGCACCGAAATTCACCCAGCGCTTGAGGTCGTCGCCATACAGCTGCGGCGTGCGCGTGGCGAGCACCAATTGCACCAGATATTCTTCGAGCGCGGGCGCCAGATACAACGACAATACCTCTTCGCGCGCAGCGAATATCTGCGCCTGCGTCAGCAAACGTTTCGGTGCACTGGTGGGGTGCAGTTCGGCGCGCGCGCGATTGCGCGTGAGCTTGAGAATCGCGGCCTCGGCGGTGGCGTCGGGATAACCGACACGCACATGCATGAGAAAACGATCAAGCTGCGCCTCGGGTAACGGATACGTGCCTTCCTGCTCGATCGGGTTTTGTGTCGCCATGACGAGAAACAACGGCGGCAACGGATAAGTGACGCTGCCCACCGTCACCTGACGCTCGCCCATCGCTTCGAGCAAGGCAGATTGCACCTTCGCCGGCGCGCGATTGACCTCATCGGCAAGTATGAAATTGTGGAATACCGGGCCGCGCTGGAATTCGAAACGGCTTTCCTGCGGACGATAGATTTCGGTGCCAGTAAGGTCGGCTGGCAATAGATCCGGCGTGAACTGGATGCGGTGGAAATCGCCTTCGAGGCGCGCGGCGAGTTCCTTGATCGCGGTGGTTTTGGCCAGCCCCGGTGCGCCTTCCACAAGCAAATGGCCATCGGCAAGCAAGGCGATCAGCAGGCGATCGACCAGCGCGGCCTGGCCGATGATGCAACGAGAAAGTTCGGTGCGCAGTGTTTGGAACGCCACTGAAAGGTTAGTTTCCTGCGCTGGAGTGATCCGATCAGGCGCGACGGGAGCGGGTGAGAGGTCGGAGGCGATATCAGGCATATCCATTGTGTCGGGCTAGGTTCTTGGGTTGATGTTCGCGTGCAGCGGCAAGCATGGTATCAATTGCGATGCGGTATTGTTTCAACGGCTTCGCGACACCCTATATTTCGCGCGATCATGCCGCGGGAAACAAGAGCAAGAGAGCAAGCCGGCTCGGCGTGCAGTTAGGACAGCGCCTGGGCGAAAAAGTTTAGCGGCGACAGCTTTGTTCAGGAAATGCTGGCGAGAAGCTCAGTTGAAGTGAGCGGTTTGCCAATCAGGAAACCCTGCGCGTAATCGCAGCCGAGCTGCCGCAGTTGCTGCAACTGGGCGTCGGTCTCGACTCCCTCGGCAACGATGTCGGCGTCGATCGCGCGTGCGACAGCGATAATCGCCTGCACCATGGCGAGACAACGCGGCTGATCCAGATCGTGGGTGAAATTCTGCTCCAGCTTGATGGTATCGAAAGCCAGCCGGTGCAAATGCGAAAAATTGGAATACTCAGTGCCGAAATCGTCTACAGCAACGCGAATGTTTACCGCGTGGCAGCGCTGAATAAGTTCTTCAATCTGGTGGTAATCCAGAAAAACGCTTTCGGTGACTTCGAGCCTGATCCATGCCGTATCGATTCCGTGTCTTACAGCGGAGGCAATAATCTGATCGACGAAGACTGCGCTGCTTAGGGCACGCCCAGAAACATTCAGCGCAATGTATGGCATAGGCGAGCAACCGCAATCCGCGAGCGCACGCAGTGCGATGCACACTCGTTGCAGGGCATAGTCGCCCAGCACCACGATCAACGAGGTTTCTTCCGCCAGCGCTATAAACTGCTTGGGCATGAGATCGCCGAGATCTACATGCGGCCAGCGCATGAGTGCCTCATAACCCACGATACGACCGTCGGCAATTGCGCCAATGGGTTGCCACAATATTTCCAACACGCCCTGCTCAAGTGCTTCACGCAATTGCGCTTCCAGACGAAGTTTGGCGATAGCGGAAGTCACAACGGAGGCGCTTGGATCGGTGTGCCCTGTATCAGCAATCACGTCCGACTCGATCAATTCCAAGGCGACTCGAAAGCGCGAAAGTTGTCGCTGTAACAGTGCGCGCACGATCGGATCGGTATTGTCCAATCGTTCTACAATTTGCTCACGCTTGATAATTTGCAGTACGCAGTCGGTCATTGCGCTTGCTGTCAATCGCCGCATACCGCCATCGATCAACTCCATTTCCCCGAACATTTCGCCGCTGCTCAGCGTAACGACTGGTATTTGAACTCCATCGCGACGAATGGAAATTTCGACACTGCCGCTCACAATCAGGAAAGCATCTAATGGCATATCGCCGCAACGATAGGCTTTTGCGCCTTTCTCAAGTGTCTTGCGGTACGAGCTCATCGAAACCAATACTCACAACAAAGACAGGAAAATTTTCCATCCCTTTTTAAGCAAACGGGGCCTCAATTCGGCCCCGCTTGTATTACTTCAGCAACTCAATATAGCTAGGGCATCAAGGGCATGATGCGGCGGTGCAAATAAAGTTCGCTGTGCAGGTGGCATCAGCCCCGGCGGTGAAATTGGCGTTCAGCCCGCTGGTAGTACCACAACCTCCGGTCCAGCCGAAGAATTGGGTTGCGCCGCTTGGAACCGCTTTCAGCGAGACTTGGGTTCCCTTGTCAAATGAGTATCCGCAACTTGCCGAGGTCGCTGTGCCGGCAATACTGCACCCACCCGACGATGGTAGCGTCAATTCCGTACCGGAAACGGTGACGCTCCCCTTGACTATGTGACCAGGATCTCCTGCATTCTGCAGATTCACGGTCACCTGTGTTTGCGGTATCGCATCACAGCCGGTGGCGGTCTTGTCGGTTAGGCAAATATCCCTACCGGTGACATTGACAATCGCGGTCGCCCCGTC
The sequence above is drawn from the Pseudolysobacter antarcticus genome and encodes:
- a CDS encoding DUF2961 domain-containing protein, yielding MRGSLRLVWICGVALTCLSRVAFAQDLPWQYWTRPSLLARLDPSDMVLEHSSHCYGGCRYDRDGFSAPTPLANNPYPNRGLYSSGGEITIFDDLGAGALTRFWLTTGDGMSRCIDPAISAKIYLDGASTPTLSLPLAALFDGSTVPFQPPLVSDRSSSSGGYVSYVPITYAQGLRISLSDVQGLPNPCIPVLGGDPDYQHLLWYQFQYHRLPPGTVGSSFSAASTFPALTNFLAHHGDDPWAGGLAALSATTAFSAGDSHTLLMQNGSGWLRGLRLHVPRNAYDSLHLRVDIDGSSSIDLPLSAFFATPTTTLTPPRGVLLGEDVSGWVYAWFPMPFRQSVQVTLVADNTLAASTSVDSELTLDNTIVPADAAPFFATQSQQCGVASDLVLLTQFGAGRIVGISGEYHANGVTDAGYLEGDERVYIDGSAQPHWYGTGLEDFFNGGFYFDGGGNGMREYSQAFSGASHVDISATTNAWRLLLGDSLTWQNALDFRLEPGAAPNQSVPTCANVVFYGYGQRQVLLSPYAQFDVGAANASSRFGYQHPVSATCSALNGANYESEPPTSRSATSCHLVDGSSSFHFDLPMSAIPLRLRRVLDVQMASVPAQIKVNGVTAGYFPYAAADPLRYWQDQDAPLSGVAAGSSFAIEVIPLFGAPSAATQFSESAYALWGAPTDGIFRDGFDLPSP
- a CDS encoding dicarboxylate/amino acid:cation symporter; the protein is MKLALHTKVLIGFVAGTLAGLAAYKFGQDSSFVTGLIDYIAAPVGQLFLRLLFMLVLPLMFTALILGVTELGDIASLGRVGGRMLVYTAVVTSIAIGVGLVVVNVIKPGVGLDPATLAAVIHGSSDKARAIADAHPSLSGVELILGVVPKNVVHAAADDQLLAVMFFALMLGIAMVLKPTPATEAFRQMVKGLNELVMTLIGLVIKLTPYAVAALMFALSARFGWDLLGKLGKYAITVILAIAIHMFVILALWVKTVGRMSPLKFFRESQEAILTAFSTASSTGTLPTTIKVAEQNLKLPPKVARFVLTIGASANHHGTALFEGLTTIFLAQCYGVDLSVAQQAMVMGLCIVGSIGTAGVPAGSLPVIAMILGYLHVPPESIGLILGVDRFLDMCRTALNVTGDLATAVVISRSELPDTPDVALTGEAH
- a CDS encoding BatD family protein, encoding MKSLILRMTLALMFLLVGLLGGVSAHAASARATIDRDTVQLGETLTLNVELEGSTSNSDPDITVLQKDFDILGKSSSTSINIINGQSSSKVLWAVGLQPKREGTLTIPSLNIGGARTQALSVIVKAMAASSSTDASGKPVSDVMVELTVDPHAPYVQQQVRATLKLYYAVNLTEGNLEDPHLDGIVVKKLGQDKQYQGNLNGRNYNILERHYAITAEKSGAVTLPAVNFRGRAQDANDPNSFFNRGRIVAAHSDALQLDVRARPADSGTGPWLPAASMTLTADGVDATSSVRVGEPITLNLHLKAQGLGFEQLPELNLGSVDGAEVYPDKSATRTRDDGTWQYGERDRKFAIVPTRAGKLKLPEVEVRWWDTEHDRAAVASVPAQEIDVLPAAGAAPVANASTPPQSAADAMSSATDSAALIAAQNQAQTWRWLALASLLLWTFSALGGLFWYLRQRRASHAATNKLDAVATTIDDSKPRNAFRAACGRNDLDAAAQALLRWARLYRPDLRSLGELAALVGDTSQRESLVLLERARYGDGNGAGLAERVAKAFAGLISFGHPDVQNKTDSVLPPLYPTRI
- a CDS encoding VWA domain-containing protein; its protein translation is MIETLHEFHFLRPWWLLALLLLPLLLRALRQFGSAGDAWRNVVDAHLLEYLIERDTNTATGLPRGLIAICWVITALALAGPAWERLPQPLFQNRAAHVIALELAPSMLAGDLKPSRLERARYKISDLLKRGSDGQFALLAYAGDAFVVAPLTDDANTVANLLEPLDPGVMPVPGNDTAHAIDRAVKLIHQAGLKTGDVVLFADSASSNGVDAAKRALASGVRISVLAVGTEQGAPVALPRGGFLQDANGNVVIPKLQIAELQALASAGGGRYAALSVDSADLDALLGAHDGAAAGDSDASITDAVSPRFQDRGPWLLLLLVPLCALGFRRGWLLILPLLLTLHSTPSQAMGWADLWQRPDQQAAEQLKAGDAKSAQALAQDPALRGAAAYRAGDYERAAQSFQAAGSADAQYNLGNTLASQKHYEEALAAYDAALKQQPGMADAEKNQQAIKAWLEKQKQKQQQDKNQQGQKDSKDHQGKDQQDGGKGDSQSSPQDKSQATNKDQQSGADKDAQQKSDDAQQDQQQKSGDDAQDQKEKSEAEKKKSGAAKNDKSADEKSGDEKDGAQQGDKQSADAKAADEKQKQQQYKQAMDKALQQGEPGQQQKDGKPAAVREEIAPTEKEQAMQQWLERIPDDPGGLLRRKFQLEYQRRVQGGDKEQHP
- a CDS encoding vWA domain-containing protein — translated: MLEWAWLWVFFALPLPLLIAWLRSPAANVPSAALRLPYGGLALDQARGASPVPRLRSVLAALVWLALLTAAARPQWVGDIVDLPRSGRDLLLAVDTSGSMDTRDMALGGQAATRFDAVKAIAGDFIQRRIGDRIGLVLFGSQAFLMTPLTFDRNTVLTQLNESAVGLAGRETAIGDAIGLSVKRLHARPQNQRVLILLTDGVNNSGELDPHKATEVAASEHVRIYTIGIGAEAMRVDSFFGSQVVNPSADLDVGMLSEMAQKTGGRFYRARNTEELAQIYHEIDQLEPSAADSEHFRPVDELFYWPLALALLLAAAGVIAPRLRDVRFSRALAT
- a CDS encoding DUF4381 domain-containing protein — translated: MNPNDAPVLQDIHLPPDPSWWPPAPGWWLLAFVLFVMIALIVRFSVPRWRQRRRSVRALAEFENIVTSFHGQQNHLKLAADLSQYLRRVTLLRMPHAVALSGDAWLDHLDTAAGTQEFRTGIGRVLLDAPYRPAQPFDAPALIALTRRWTCAVLRSSHA
- a CDS encoding DUF58 domain-containing protein; translation: MVVETDSARTRDAAVHVQLETLIALRLRARSLASALARRVSSVPAGAHGSRFRGRGVDYRESRIYQPGDDIRHMDWRVTARSGRPHTKLFEEERERSVLLIVDQNPSLHFGTRVRFKSVQLARAAALVAWATVQGGDRVGALGFGGGIHAEIKPGGGPRSALAVLRALRDWDNAASDTISPLSEALKRARRLAKPGTRVLLLSDGFSADADALAPLSLLAQHCDIAAVILSDTLELSAPPPGRYAVRSGGNTRLFDFARANVREQWSQTFAERRDGLLGLLQKRALPSIRIDTRDEPDRELARLLSGAVPLEKSA